The Verrucomicrobium spinosum DSM 4136 = JCM 18804 genome includes a region encoding these proteins:
- a CDS encoding Gfo/Idh/MocA family protein codes for MQRRLFFLFAAATSAVCLPAIGRADEPKSLRVGIIGLDTSHATSFTQALNKGAKNPEDAAKLAGAKMVAAYPKGSPDIESSTKRVPEYTEKVKSLGGEIVGSIEELLGKTDAILLETNDGRPHLEQIRPVLKAKQPVFVDKPMAASLADVLRIFDEAKKAGVPIFSSSSLRFGKGTLAVRGGSIGKVLEAETHSPVSLEPTHPDLFWYGIHGVESLFTVMGTGCVSVKRGTTTDGRIEVTGTWEGGRKGAFRQSTDKSKAYGGTAKGEKGEAVVGTYDGYDPLLVAAIEMFRTGKPPVSMEETVEIYAFMEAADESKRRGGAEVTLKEVLDKTKAEVAAKP; via the coding sequence ATGCAAAGACGTCTGTTTTTCCTGTTCGCCGCCGCCACATCTGCCGTCTGTCTGCCCGCCATCGGACGGGCAGATGAGCCCAAGTCACTGCGGGTGGGCATCATTGGTCTGGACACTTCCCACGCCACGTCCTTCACCCAGGCCTTGAACAAGGGGGCCAAGAACCCTGAAGATGCCGCAAAACTGGCGGGTGCCAAAATGGTGGCGGCCTACCCCAAGGGCAGCCCGGACATCGAGAGCAGCACCAAACGCGTGCCTGAGTACACGGAGAAAGTGAAAAGTCTGGGTGGCGAGATCGTGGGTTCCATTGAGGAGTTGCTGGGCAAAACTGATGCAATTCTGCTCGAAACCAATGATGGTCGTCCTCATTTGGAACAGATCCGCCCGGTGCTGAAAGCCAAACAGCCGGTGTTTGTGGACAAGCCCATGGCTGCCTCGCTGGCGGATGTGTTGCGTATTTTTGATGAAGCAAAGAAGGCCGGTGTGCCCATTTTCTCCTCTTCTTCCCTGCGATTTGGCAAAGGGACGCTCGCTGTGCGTGGTGGGTCCATCGGCAAGGTGCTGGAAGCAGAGACCCACAGCCCAGTGAGCCTGGAGCCCACCCATCCCGACCTCTTCTGGTATGGTATCCACGGTGTGGAATCCCTCTTCACCGTCATGGGCACAGGGTGTGTCTCAGTGAAGCGCGGCACTACGACGGATGGTCGGATTGAAGTCACCGGCACCTGGGAAGGTGGGCGCAAGGGCGCATTCCGCCAAAGCACGGACAAATCCAAGGCCTATGGCGGCACTGCCAAAGGTGAGAAGGGCGAAGCTGTAGTGGGAACCTACGATGGCTACGACCCGCTCCTGGTGGCTGCTATTGAAATGTTCCGTACCGGGAAGCCTCCGGTGAGCATGGAAGAGACGGTCGAGATCTATGCCTTCATGGAGGCTGCGGACGAGAGCAAGCGCCGCGGCGGTGCAGAGGTCACCTTGAAGGAAGTGCTGGACAAAACCAAAGCGGAAGTCGCGGCCAAACCCTGA
- a CDS encoding spinster family MFS transporter, with product MTLSNQSWWTPGKILALLIVINLFSYIDRYVLVAVEPELRAEFLAGDAMAKTKSGLWQTAFMISYMLMAPLFGWLADRTSRWLLIGLGLLLWSAASIGSGIATGFTMLLLTRAMIGVGEAAYGPAAPALIAEMYPVHRRGIVMSWFFMAIPVGSALGYALGGLANSYLDWRWGFWLAGVPGILLAMVCFFLKDTRRSQAAAAGQAHHAPGFADYKHLLRIPSYVINVAAQTAMTFAIGGLSFWLPAYITEYRQYGTLGQVSTLVGAITAVSGLGATLFGGWLADRLRSRFAASYFLVSGAGMALAFPCTLAMLFAPFPLAWVFAFGAVFFLFFNIGPANTALANVVPASVRSSAFALNILTIHALGDAISPTLIGAVADRSNMNLGFMLVSGTMLVAAVLWFIGMRWLPQDVERAAARDAEKQPV from the coding sequence ATGACCCTCTCAAACCAGAGCTGGTGGACCCCCGGCAAGATTCTGGCTCTGCTCATCGTCATCAATCTCTTCAGCTACATCGACCGCTACGTCCTGGTGGCAGTGGAGCCGGAGTTGCGCGCAGAATTTCTGGCGGGTGACGCCATGGCCAAGACCAAGTCGGGGCTCTGGCAGACGGCATTCATGATCTCCTACATGCTGATGGCCCCGCTCTTCGGATGGCTGGCCGATCGCACCTCCCGCTGGCTGTTGATCGGGCTGGGCCTCTTGCTGTGGAGCGCCGCGAGTATCGGGTCCGGGATCGCGACAGGATTCACCATGCTCCTGCTCACGCGGGCCATGATCGGGGTGGGTGAGGCAGCCTATGGGCCTGCGGCCCCTGCCCTGATCGCAGAAATGTATCCCGTCCATCGGCGCGGCATCGTCATGTCCTGGTTCTTCATGGCCATCCCCGTGGGGAGCGCTCTAGGTTATGCTCTGGGCGGGCTGGCCAACAGTTACCTGGACTGGCGCTGGGGTTTCTGGCTGGCAGGGGTACCGGGCATCCTCCTCGCCATGGTCTGCTTCTTCTTGAAGGATACACGGCGCAGCCAGGCCGCCGCCGCAGGACAGGCTCACCACGCCCCGGGGTTTGCCGACTACAAGCACCTGCTTCGCATCCCCTCCTATGTCATCAACGTGGCCGCGCAGACGGCCATGACCTTTGCCATCGGGGGCCTTTCTTTCTGGCTGCCTGCCTACATCACCGAGTACCGGCAATATGGCACGCTGGGGCAGGTCTCTACCCTGGTGGGTGCCATCACCGCCGTGTCCGGCCTGGGGGCCACGCTCTTCGGGGGCTGGCTGGCGGACCGCTTGCGCAGCCGCTTTGCCGCCTCTTATTTCCTCGTCTCCGGGGCAGGCATGGCCCTGGCCTTTCCCTGCACGCTGGCCATGCTGTTTGCCCCCTTCCCTCTGGCTTGGGTGTTTGCATTCGGCGCGGTGTTTTTCCTGTTCTTCAACATCGGTCCGGCCAACACCGCCCTGGCCAACGTGGTGCCAGCCTCGGTGCGTTCCAGTGCCTTTGCCCTGAACATCCTCACGATTCACGCGCTGGGAGACGCCATATCGCCGACGCTGATCGGAGCGGTGGCCGATCGCTCCAACATGAACCTGGGCTTCATGCTCGTGTCCGGCACCATGCTGGTGGCGGCCGTGCTCTGGTTCATCGGCATGCGGTGGCTGCCGCAGGATGTGGAGCGCGCCGCAGCGCGGGATGCGGAGAAGCAGCCGGTGTGA